A single Sutterella megalosphaeroides DNA region contains:
- the allE gene encoding (S)-ureidoglycine aminohydrolase codes for MPGYPADLLSNRSIVKRDSFAIITPEGRVINTIPGIVDAKMTILCSPKIGAGFVQLIGTLGANAHTTIPYANLAHEESFIYVLDGTVELEVAVGDEKRVLTQGGYAYAPAGVGIGFKNVNGEEGRILLYKQRYVPHPAGLEPYAVFGNINDVPFRDYDGMANVHVKDFLPLEEAFDMNMHILSFDPGASHNIVETHVQEHGAYIYEGAGTYNLDNEWYLTKKEDFLWMGAFSLQAGYGIGREPFSYIYSKDCNRDVEI; via the coding sequence ATGCCCGGTTATCCTGCCGATTTGCTCTCGAATCGCTCGATCGTCAAGCGCGACAGCTTTGCGATCATCACGCCCGAAGGGCGTGTCATCAATACGATCCCCGGGATCGTCGACGCCAAGATGACGATCCTCTGCTCGCCCAAGATCGGTGCGGGCTTCGTTCAGTTGATCGGTACGCTCGGCGCGAACGCCCACACGACCATTCCCTACGCCAACCTCGCGCACGAAGAAAGCTTCATTTACGTCTTGGACGGCACGGTCGAACTCGAAGTCGCCGTGGGCGACGAAAAGCGCGTTCTCACGCAGGGCGGCTACGCCTATGCGCCCGCGGGCGTCGGCATCGGCTTCAAGAACGTCAACGGCGAAGAGGGTCGCATTCTCCTCTACAAGCAGCGCTACGTGCCGCACCCGGCCGGACTCGAACCCTACGCCGTCTTCGGCAACATCAACGATGTTCCCTTCCGCGACTACGACGGCATGGCCAACGTGCACGTCAAGGACTTCCTCCCGCTCGAAGAAGCCTTCGACATGAACATGCACATCCTTTCCTTCGATCCGGGCGCTTCCCACAACATCGTCGAAACGCACGTGCAGGAGCACGGCGCCTACATCTACGAGGGCGCGGGTACCTACAACCTCGACAACGAGTGGTACCTCACGAAGAAGGAAGACTTCCTCTGGATGGGCGCCTTCTCGCTGCAGGCGGGCTACGGCATCGGCCGCGAACCCTTCTCCTACATCTATTCGAAGGATTGCAACCGCGACGTTGAAATCTGA
- a CDS encoding nitroreductase family protein, with product MKTIRLPERSPLAMTLEEALEKRRTNRNPAAVPLKEADLAALLWAAAGITDEDGRRTTPSTLDLRAVEVYVLRSDGAWRFNAADMTLEQTAEADVRRVSTAYQFEYVEKAPVTLVFVADKERSKNARPQGVWVDAGTMGQSCYLAATALGLAGCVRASFNHEALRQAMNLPEHLEPIVLFTVGVPA from the coding sequence ATGAAGACGATCCGACTGCCCGAGCGCTCGCCGCTCGCAATGACGCTTGAGGAAGCGCTCGAGAAGCGCCGCACGAACCGCAACCCCGCAGCCGTCCCCCTGAAGGAGGCGGACCTCGCCGCACTCCTCTGGGCCGCGGCGGGCATCACGGACGAGGACGGCCGGCGCACCACGCCGTCGACCCTTGATCTGCGCGCGGTGGAGGTGTACGTGTTGCGTTCGGACGGCGCGTGGCGCTTCAACGCGGCCGACATGACGCTTGAACAAACGGCCGAAGCGGACGTGCGCCGCGTCTCGACCGCGTACCAGTTCGAATACGTCGAAAAGGCGCCCGTGACGCTCGTTTTCGTCGCCGACAAGGAGCGCTCGAAAAACGCCCGTCCGCAGGGCGTCTGGGTCGATGCGGGCACGATGGGGCAGTCCTGCTACCTCGCCGCAACCGCCCTGGGACTCGCGGGTTGCGTGCGGGCTTCGTTCAACCATGAGGCCCTGCGTCAGGCGATGAACCTTCCCGAACACCTTGAACCGATCGTCCTCTTTACGGTCGGCGTCCCGGCGTGA
- a CDS encoding AraC family transcriptional regulator, which translates to MFAQVEEAALPIGDSILASWIRSICQTVRGYGVDPEPLMDRAGLERALLTVPDARYPAQAVRRFWEAIIAATGDELVGLRCGQEMQPAALHGLGLAIVTSHSLAQVLDLTARYCKIVSSTMDMILSHDAQGTTLSLRTLRGNEAKSAALTAMLAFVLRQANSLVQHRVVPVSVALRVPKINGNLQRRLDDYFGCRVDTSGETPGAIRFSYADVMEPYASANAMLREANERVVIQYLNRVRQSSFAARVEEELQTMLAAGEPAKIADVARRVNLSARTLQRRLESEGVTFAELFERRRRQLAHDALAHTELSITEIAYNIGFSDPSNFSRTCTLWFGVSPAVYRRRIRQLQT; encoded by the coding sequence ATGTTCGCTCAAGTCGAAGAAGCCGCACTGCCGATCGGCGACTCGATTTTGGCGAGTTGGATTCGATCGATCTGCCAGACCGTGCGCGGTTACGGCGTGGACCCGGAGCCGCTCATGGATCGGGCCGGGTTGGAGAGAGCGCTTCTTACCGTGCCCGACGCGCGCTACCCCGCACAGGCCGTGCGCCGCTTCTGGGAGGCGATCATCGCCGCGACGGGCGACGAGCTCGTGGGCTTGCGGTGCGGGCAGGAAATGCAGCCCGCGGCCCTGCACGGCCTGGGGCTTGCGATCGTGACGAGTCATTCGCTCGCCCAGGTGCTCGACTTGACGGCGCGCTACTGCAAGATTGTTTCGAGCACGATGGACATGATCCTTTCGCACGACGCGCAGGGGACGACTTTGTCGCTGCGAACGTTGCGAGGCAACGAAGCCAAGAGCGCCGCCCTCACGGCGATGCTCGCTTTCGTACTCCGGCAGGCGAACTCCCTCGTGCAGCACCGGGTGGTTCCGGTTTCCGTCGCGTTGCGCGTTCCCAAAATCAACGGGAATCTTCAGCGTCGACTCGACGACTATTTCGGCTGCCGCGTCGACACCTCGGGCGAGACGCCGGGAGCGATTCGGTTTTCGTACGCCGACGTGATGGAGCCTTACGCGAGCGCGAACGCCATGCTCCGCGAGGCGAACGAGCGCGTCGTCATCCAATACCTCAATCGTGTGCGACAGAGCAGCTTTGCGGCCCGCGTCGAAGAAGAACTTCAGACGATGCTCGCGGCGGGTGAGCCCGCGAAGATTGCGGACGTCGCGCGCCGGGTGAATCTTTCGGCGCGCACGCTCCAGAGACGCTTGGAGAGCGAAGGCGTGACGTTTGCGGAACTTTTCGAGCGCCGTCGCCGTCAGCTCGCTCACGACGCGCTTGCGCACACGGAACTTTCGATTACCGAAATCGCCTACAACATCGGCTTTTCCGACCCGTCGAACTTCTCGCGCACCTGCACGCTTTGGTTCGGGGTGTCGCCCGCCGTTTACCGCCGTCGCATTCGTCAGCTGCAAACCTGA
- a CDS encoding aspartate/ornithine carbamoyltransferase family protein, which translates to MALTADFKARDIREVLDATHMKGKNITFLDDFSRDEILNLYRAAEMLEPFMRTGTDLLKGKVLYTLFFQPSTRTRCSHENAMHRLGGSVITEADPTHNSSVAKNESLADSLRVTSEYADVIVMRHPNDVEALGALKEIEGHCAPVISGGYGHVTHPTQGLLDSYTCWRAFGDLSKTTVAIATPDLSRARSGQSFALALAAMGAKIVYTGTSELRTPEIVRQKLQKMGANFEEHFDLTMKQNEELYMDKGVDLIYLPGCSVKKDDPNRADFEKKMANYYVSLDMLRNIKAKTGKTVGVHHSLPRNPGEFDFGIDNTEHQLYFRAIGFSVALRMALLSAVVGVN; encoded by the coding sequence ATGGCTCTTACCGCCGACTTCAAGGCCCGCGACATTCGCGAAGTGCTCGACGCCACCCACATGAAGGGCAAGAACATCACGTTCCTCGACGACTTCAGCCGCGACGAGATCCTCAACCTCTACCGCGCGGCCGAAATGCTCGAACCCTTCATGCGCACCGGCACCGATCTGCTGAAGGGCAAGGTCCTCTACACGCTCTTCTTCCAGCCCTCGACCCGCACCCGCTGCTCGCACGAAAACGCCATGCACCGCCTCGGCGGCTCCGTGATCACGGAAGCCGACCCGACGCACAACTCGTCCGTCGCGAAGAACGAATCCCTCGCCGACAGCCTCCGTGTGACGAGCGAATACGCCGACGTCATCGTGATGCGTCACCCGAACGACGTGGAAGCCCTCGGCGCCCTGAAGGAAATCGAAGGCCACTGCGCTCCGGTGATCTCGGGCGGCTACGGCCACGTGACGCACCCGACCCAGGGGCTGCTCGACTCCTACACCTGCTGGCGTGCTTTCGGCGACCTCTCGAAGACGACCGTCGCCATCGCCACCCCCGACCTCTCGCGTGCCCGCTCCGGTCAGTCCTTCGCCCTGGCGCTTGCCGCCATGGGTGCGAAGATCGTCTATACGGGCACGAGCGAACTGCGCACGCCCGAAATCGTTCGCCAGAAGCTCCAGAAGATGGGCGCGAACTTCGAAGAGCACTTCGACCTCACGATGAAGCAGAACGAAGAGCTCTACATGGATAAGGGCGTGGACCTCATTTATCTCCCGGGGTGCTCCGTCAAGAAGGACGACCCGAACCGAGCCGACTTCGAAAAGAAGATGGCCAACTACTACGTCTCGCTCGACATGCTTCGCAACATCAAGGCGAAGACCGGCAAGACCGTGGGCGTTCATCACTCGCTGCCGCGCAATCCCGGCGAATTCGACTTCGGCATCGACAACACCGAGCACCAGCTCTACTTCCGTGCGATCGGCTTCTCGGTGGCGCTTCGCATGGCGCTCCTTTCCGCCGTCGTCGGCGTGAACTGA
- the arcC gene encoding carbamate kinase gives MRIVIALGGNALLKRGEPMLAETQRANVRLAAEQIAKAYEGNELIVTHGNGPQVGLIALQNDAYKAVPMYPLDVLGAESIGMIGYLIQQELVNFVPKSATLATVLTQTEVDPKDPAFAHPTKPVGPVYTKEEAEALAAKNGWTIAPDNDKYRRVVPSPDPKRIWGLDPLKTLVRNGHIVVCCGGGGIPTYFDEAGNLVGAEAVIDKDLASSLLASSVEADVFIIATDVDGVYVDWGKPTQRRIVEADPESLRAMDFAKGSMGPKVEAACRFVERCGKTAVIGALHEIDKILKGEAGTRVVAQKGVKYDA, from the coding sequence ATGCGTATCGTCATCGCTCTCGGCGGCAACGCGCTTTTGAAGCGCGGCGAACCGATGCTCGCCGAAACCCAGCGCGCCAACGTTCGTCTGGCCGCCGAACAGATCGCCAAGGCTTACGAAGGGAACGAACTCATCGTCACCCACGGCAACGGCCCCCAGGTCGGCCTGATCGCGCTTCAGAACGACGCGTACAAAGCGGTTCCGATGTACCCGCTCGACGTGCTCGGCGCCGAATCGATCGGGATGATCGGCTACCTCATCCAGCAGGAGCTCGTCAACTTCGTGCCGAAGAGCGCCACGCTCGCTACGGTCCTCACTCAGACCGAAGTCGACCCGAAGGACCCTGCGTTTGCGCACCCGACGAAGCCCGTGGGCCCGGTCTACACGAAGGAAGAGGCCGAAGCGCTCGCCGCGAAGAACGGCTGGACGATCGCGCCCGACAACGACAAGTACCGCCGTGTCGTGCCGAGCCCGGATCCGAAGCGCATCTGGGGGCTCGATCCCCTGAAGACCCTCGTTCGGAACGGCCACATCGTCGTGTGCTGCGGCGGTGGCGGCATCCCGACCTACTTCGACGAGGCGGGCAACCTCGTGGGCGCCGAAGCCGTGATCGACAAGGACCTCGCGTCGTCGCTCCTTGCTTCGAGCGTCGAAGCGGACGTCTTCATCATCGCGACCGACGTTGACGGCGTCTACGTCGACTGGGGCAAGCCCACGCAGCGCCGCATCGTCGAAGCCGATCCCGAGAGCCTGCGCGCCATGGACTTCGCGAAGGGCTCCATGGGCCCGAAGGTCGAAGCCGCCTGCCGTTTTGTCGAACGCTGCGGCAAGACCGCCGTGATCGGCGCTCTGCACGAAATCGACAAGATCCTGAAGGGCGAAGCCGGCACGCGCGTCGTCGCTCAAAAAGGCGTGAAGTACGACGCCTGA
- a CDS encoding aryl-sulfate sulfotransferase: MSFAPKTLTLGVLLALGSSLAAFSAPALASGGASGPHVAFRSTGHIGEVIVNPYKVAPLTAVIRNGGYDVKNAVVRVVPKAGGQDLKYAVSDRQVLSHGGIPVFGLYPDYVNTVEVEYDRVFQGKTEHFKDTYQFYTAPVFLRSNGLNSQSHTTFDVKVEKTDPAFKDRLYFINNIVRTPPDASRMVWNNPMGGALEWAFGPENAIVDSTGTVRWYLMPNDDMYDPEQPYKAGIMMGFQQTADGGLLWGYGQRYAKYDMLGRELFNRRLPLGYADYSHAIDAAQNGHTFLRVSSSDYRRADEKRVHTVRDVIVEMDENGNVFDEFKLFDILDPYRDNVIKALDQGAVCLNIDASKAGQTLSSAELAKQDQSDDFGDITGVGAGRNWAHVNSVDYDPTDDSIVISSRHQSAIIKIGRDKKVKWILGAPEGWKKGFAEKVLTPVDKDGKPLKCENSRCEGGFDWTWTQHTAWRVDAKSDADVIYVSAFDNGDGRGMEQPALPEDKYSRGVVYKIDQKKMTVEQVYAVGDDKGYEFYSPVTGLAQYMPDKDSFLVYYSTAGLGETLAGKKGRVDIHPYLAEYKWGEKEPSVLMRFNDTMGYQAWVFDLTKAFPKL, translated from the coding sequence ATGTCATTCGCTCCCAAGACGCTCACGCTCGGCGTCCTGCTCGCCCTCGGTTCTTCGCTTGCCGCCTTTTCCGCTCCCGCCCTCGCTTCGGGCGGCGCTTCGGGGCCGCACGTGGCCTTCCGTTCGACCGGTCACATCGGCGAAGTGATTGTCAATCCTTATAAAGTTGCTCCGCTTACGGCCGTGATTCGCAACGGCGGCTACGATGTCAAGAACGCCGTCGTTCGCGTCGTTCCCAAGGCGGGCGGTCAGGACCTCAAGTACGCGGTTTCGGACCGTCAGGTGCTCTCTCACGGCGGCATTCCCGTCTTCGGCCTCTATCCCGACTACGTCAATACGGTCGAAGTCGAATACGACCGCGTGTTCCAGGGGAAGACCGAACACTTCAAGGACACGTACCAGTTCTATACGGCGCCCGTCTTCCTTCGCTCGAACGGGCTCAATTCCCAGAGCCACACGACCTTCGACGTGAAGGTCGAAAAGACGGATCCCGCCTTCAAGGATCGTCTCTACTTCATCAATAACATCGTGCGCACGCCCCCCGATGCGTCCCGCATGGTTTGGAACAACCCGATGGGCGGGGCGCTCGAATGGGCGTTCGGTCCTGAAAACGCGATCGTCGACTCGACGGGCACGGTGCGCTGGTACCTGATGCCCAACGACGACATGTACGATCCCGAACAGCCCTACAAGGCGGGGATTATGATGGGCTTCCAACAGACCGCCGACGGCGGTCTCCTCTGGGGTTACGGTCAGCGCTACGCGAAGTACGACATGCTCGGTCGCGAACTCTTCAACCGTCGCCTCCCCCTCGGCTACGCCGACTATTCGCACGCGATCGACGCCGCGCAAAACGGACACACGTTCCTGCGCGTCTCGTCGTCCGACTACCGCCGCGCCGATGAAAAGCGCGTGCACACCGTGCGCGACGTGATCGTCGAAATGGACGAGAACGGAAACGTCTTCGACGAATTCAAACTTTTCGACATTCTCGACCCGTACCGCGACAACGTCATCAAGGCGCTCGACCAGGGGGCGGTGTGCCTCAACATCGACGCGTCGAAGGCCGGTCAGACGCTCTCCTCGGCGGAACTCGCAAAGCAGGACCAGTCGGACGACTTCGGCGACATCACCGGCGTGGGTGCGGGTCGCAACTGGGCGCACGTGAATTCGGTCGACTACGACCCGACGGACGACTCGATCGTCATCAGCTCGCGCCATCAGTCCGCCATCATCAAGATCGGCCGCGACAAGAAGGTGAAGTGGATTCTCGGCGCGCCCGAAGGCTGGAAGAAGGGCTTTGCGGAAAAGGTCCTGACGCCCGTCGACAAGGACGGCAAGCCCTTGAAGTGCGAAAATTCGCGTTGCGAAGGCGGTTTTGACTGGACCTGGACCCAGCACACCGCCTGGCGCGTCGACGCCAAGAGCGATGCGGACGTGATCTACGTCTCGGCCTTCGACAACGGCGACGGCCGCGGCATGGAGCAACCCGCTCTGCCCGAAGACAAGTATTCGCGCGGCGTCGTCTACAAGATCGACCAGAAGAAGATGACGGTCGAGCAGGTCTACGCCGTGGGCGATGACAAGGGTTATGAATTTTATTCGCCCGTGACGGGTCTTGCTCAGTACATGCCCGACAAGGACTCCTTCCTCGTTTACTACTCGACCGCGGGTCTCGGCGAAACGCTCGCCGGGAAGAAGGGGCGCGTTGACATCCACCCCTACCTCGCGGAATACAAGTGGGGTGAAAAGGAACCGTCCGTCCTCATGCGCTTCAACGACACGATGGGCTACCAGGCCTGGGTGTTCGACCTGACGAAGGCCTTCCCGAAGCTCTGA